Genomic segment of Panicum virgatum strain AP13 chromosome 9N, P.virgatum_v5, whole genome shotgun sequence:
GGAGTGGACCCTCCCCACTGACGAGTGACGGCTCTGGATCGGAGGAGCATGCGGCGCGCGTTCACAGTCGAGAGAATTCACCGCCCAGCGGCCCAGCCCAGCAAGTTTCTACTATAAAACAAAGCAAGCTACCACGCATCACTTGGCGAGTGACAAGCTTAGACTTGCtagcgccggccgcggccgccgtgggACGCGCGCGATGGGCATGGCGACCAGGGCCAACacccggctcctcctcctccttcctctcgtGCTTGCCGTCCTCGTGGTGGAGGGAAGTACGGcagctgctccggccgccgccgcagccccagcAGCAGCCTCGCCGTTCCGGACGGTGTACGCGTTCGGCGACTCGTTCACGGACACGGGGAACACGCGCTCGACGACGGGTCCCTACTCGTTCGGCTACGTGTCCAGCCCGCCCTACGGCGCCACCTTCTTCCACCGCTCCACCAACCGCTACTCCGACGGCCGCCTCGTCGTTGACTTCCTGGCGGAGGCGCTCAAgctcccctccttcctcccgccCTACCtctcttccgccgccgcctccaacaCCAGCAGCGCGCAGCAAGTGGGCGTCAACttcgcggtggccggcgccaCGGCCATCGAGCACGACTTCTTCGCCAGGAACAACCTGAGCTTGGACATCACGCCGCAGTCCATCATGACGCAGCTGGGCTGGTTCGACGCGCACCTCCGCGCCACCGGCGCCGGCAGCAAGGACGACGACAGGAGAAAGAAGGTCGGCGACGCGCTCTTCTGGGTGGGCGAGATCGGCGCCAACGACTACGCCTACACCGTCGTGGCCCGCGACACCATCCCGCCCAAGCTCATCCGCGACATGGCCGTCCAGAGGGTCACCGCATTCG
This window contains:
- the LOC120687476 gene encoding GDSL esterase/lipase At3g48460-like, with the protein product MGMATRANTRLLLLLPLVLAVLVVEGSTAAAPAAAAAPAAASPFRTVYAFGDSFTDTGNTRSTTGPYSFGYVSSPPYGATFFHRSTNRYSDGRLVVDFLAEALKLPSFLPPYLSSAAASNTSSAQQVGVNFAVAGATAIEHDFFARNNLSLDITPQSIMTQLGWFDAHLRATGAGSKDDDRRKKVGDALFWVGEIGANDYAYTVVARDTIPPKLIRDMAVQRVTAFVEGLMERGAKYLIVQGLPLTGCLSMAMTLAPAEDRDNVSCVASVNQQSHAHNRRLLAGLHQLRHKHPDAVIAYADYYTAHLAVMRSPAKYGFTEPFRTCCGSGGGAYNFDLFATCGSPAVNTSCAQPAKYINWDGVHMTEAMYKVVAGMFFQGGGAYCRPSFSDLLARKAQGKP